In Leishmania donovani BPK282A1 complete genome, chromosome 28, one DNA window encodes the following:
- a CDS encoding gamma-tubulin complex subunit, putative has translation MWMGVNHTQYFTYDPSADVYRLAPDTGGAMQQQAAEVFQECGVLARHIDVALRQPSATGDSFLQQSLRSALRRQLTQYHYLVSMLRERRSPPLHIGDLVVAYKRVHPKLWVMDCVLRETQHVKGGELASRMQQLVQHGSHRLASLLHDIYIETVSPLLHMTVESITKGDVCDPMREFYIVPMDSIDDAAENFWVAKYVLNTEMLPRTVPESVAQDILLVTKNIRFICRCCRAKQWRMDPSLVAEAERATFDTLPAVVHRALVFTNTAVLRLIREEFQLHEVLRLVNAFLLVGYGDFYELLITKLEPVLSKMSSAVPVSVVRDQVLSALAEIAPYARHLDTDRFALLHCELVKDEAKLGWDTFVMTMPVPSPLNNVFDHGAMKVYRRLFRLMFRVKVAEVALKKAWRQNVVLDRLISSVQRTMQERSAWREVAADAHLLGLQLNHFVNNLWSYLVAEVCTVAQDLLLKAVEQCASMDDIRTAHNTYLAYLTQRSLLHTDCATIRMNVENILTIVREYCGSQALLASLLQRGSGDLSTVKRQYQGLTDDFHREMSSLLTTLEEQHVNFDFLNFLLLRLNFNRFYHDTSDTAYNTEF, from the coding sequence ATGTGGATGGGCGTGAATCACACACAGTACTTCACCTACGACCCCAGCGCCGACGTGTATCGGCTAGCACCGGACACGGGTGGcgccatgcagcagcaggccgccgAGGTGTTTCAAGAGTGCGGGGTGCTGGCGCGACACATTGACGTGGCACTCCGCCAACcgagcgccaccggcgaCTCGTTTCTTCAGCAGAGTCTGCGCAGTGCGTTGCGCCGGCAGCTGACCCAGTACCACTATCTCGTGTCTATGCTGCGCGAACGACGCAGCCCACCGCTGCACATAGGCGACCTTGTTGTCGCCTACAAACGTGTGCATCCCAAGTTGTGGGTGATGGACTGCGTTCTCCGCGAGACGCAGCATGTCAAGGGTGGGGAGTTGGCCTCCAggatgcagcagctcgtccaGCACGGCTCGCATCGCCTTGCCTCTCTCCTGCATGATATCTATATCGAGACGGTGagtccgctgctgcacatgaCGGTAGAGAGCATCACGAAGGGGGACGTGTGCGACCCGATGCGCGAGTTCTACATTGTCCCCATGGACAGCATCGATGACGCGGCGGAGAACTTCTGGGTCGCCAAGTACGTTCTCAACACGGAGATGCTGCCGAGAACTGTCCCAGAGAGCGTCGCGCAGGACATCCTGCTCGTGACCAAGAACATCCGCTTCAtctgccggtgctgccgcgccaaGCAGTGGAGGATGGACCCGTCACTTGttgccgaggcggagcgagCGACATTTGACACGCTGCCGGCCGTTGTGCACCGTGCGCTCGTCTTCACCAACACGGCGGTGCTTCGGCTCATAAGGGAGGAGTTTCAGCTGCACGAGGTGCTGCGACTGGTAAACGCCTTCCTCTTGGTCGGCTACGGCGACTTTTACGAGCTACTCATCACGAAACTGGAGCCGGTCCTATCGAAGATGAGCAGCGCTGTCCCGGTGTCGGTGGTGCGAGACCAGGTGCTAAGTGCGCTGGCGGAGATCGCCCCGTACGCGAGGCACCTCGACACGGACCGCTTCGCCCTGCTTCACTGCGAGCTGGTGAAGGATGAGGCAAAGCTGGGCTGGGACACGTTCGTCATGACAATGCCGGTGCCCTCGCCTCTCAACAACGTCTTCGATCACGGTGCCATGAAAGTCTACCGCCGACTCTTTCGGCTGATGTTTCGCGTCAAGGTGGCGGAAGTAGCTCTGAAGAAGGCGTGGCGGCAGAACGTGGTGCTGGACCGTCTGATCAGCAGCGTGCAGCGCACTATGCAGGAGAGGTCGGCGTGGCGCGAAGTAGCTGCTGATGCGCACCTCCTCGGACTTCAGCTCAACCACTTCGTCAACAACCTGTGGTCCTACCTGGTGGCGGAAGTGTGCACCGTGGCACAAGACCTGCTCCTcaaggcggtggagcagtGCGCCTCCATGGACGACATCCGCACAGCGCACAACACGTATTTGGCCTACCTTACGCAGCGTTCGCTGTTGCACACAGACTGCGCGACGATCCGCATGAACGTGGAGAACATCCTCACAATTGTGCGGGAGTACTGCGGCTCGCAGGCGTTGCTCGCGTCCCTTTTACAGCGCGGCTCAGGCGACCTGTCCACGGTCAAGCGACAGTATCAAGGCCTCACCGACGACTTCCACCGTGAAATGTCCTCGCTGCTGACGACGCTTGAGGAGCAGCACGTCAACTTCGACTTCCTCAACTTCTTGCTGCTCAGGCTCAACTTCAACCGCTTCTACCACGACACCTCGGACACGGCGTACAACACAGAGTTTTag